From one Maridesulfovibrio frigidus DSM 17176 genomic stretch:
- a CDS encoding 4Fe-4S binding protein, with the protein MADSKLKLIYFSPTRTTRRVLDAVAKGFGAGELTVFDVTREEGVPQDFDCANDDLVIIGTPVYAGRVPAIALERLASLKGAGVPAVLVVVYGNRAFDDALLELKDFSAEAGFKPVAAAAFIGEHSYSTKVTPVAVGRPDAGDIVKAEEFGRELAVMFQRGKWDNGVGLNVPGANPYKERVNRALVAPFSQGNCELCGACERVCPTGAITVGVEVVTDADNCILCCACVKVCTNDSRKMEVPRVLEISKWLSTNCAERREPDVFLAQ; encoded by the coding sequence ATGGCTGATTCCAAATTGAAGTTAATTTATTTTTCTCCGACAAGAACCACAAGACGTGTTCTTGATGCTGTTGCCAAAGGTTTTGGTGCAGGTGAATTAACTGTTTTTGATGTGACCAGGGAAGAAGGTGTTCCTCAAGACTTTGATTGTGCAAATGACGATCTGGTTATTATTGGAACACCTGTTTATGCGGGCCGTGTTCCCGCTATAGCTCTAGAAAGATTGGCTAGCCTCAAGGGAGCGGGAGTTCCCGCTGTTTTAGTCGTCGTTTATGGTAATAGAGCTTTTGATGATGCCTTGCTTGAGCTTAAAGATTTTTCCGCAGAGGCCGGGTTTAAGCCCGTAGCAGCTGCGGCCTTTATCGGTGAGCACTCATACTCTACGAAGGTCACACCTGTGGCTGTCGGCAGACCGGATGCTGGCGATATTGTGAAAGCCGAGGAGTTCGGTAGAGAACTCGCTGTTATGTTTCAACGCGGTAAATGGGATAATGGCGTTGGTCTTAATGTGCCGGGCGCTAATCCATATAAAGAGCGCGTTAACCGGGCACTTGTAGCACCCTTTTCGCAGGGCAATTGTGAATTGTGCGGAGCATGTGAGAGAGTTTGTCCTACAGGCGCAATCACCGTAGGGGTGGAGGTCGTAACCGACGCTGACAATTGCATATTGTGCTGTGCCTGCGTAAAAGTTTGTACTAATGACTCTCGCAAGATGGAAGTTCCACGAGTTTTAGAAATTTCAAAATGGCTATCAACAAATTGTGCAGAGCGCCGTGAGCCTGATGTTTTTTTAGCGCAGTAG
- the trpB gene encoding tryptophan synthase subunit beta, producing the protein MTDNATTKADGFFGEYGGQFVPEPLIPILNKLADTYNKFKDDPEFKREFEYYLAKYSGRPTPLYLCSNLTNELGGAKIYLKREDLNHLGAHKVNNTLGQILLAKRMGKKKIIAETGAGQHGVATAATAALMGMECTIYMGAVDVERQKLNVFRMQMMGAKVIPATSGQCTLKEAVDEALGAWIQDAEDSFYLLGSAVGPHPYPGMVRDFQSIIGKEAREQILEDEGRLPDYCIACVGGGSNAIGLFSEFVKDESVKLVGVEPAGRSLEPGEHAATLCLGEPGVMHGFNSYMLKDDKGEPAPVYSISAGLDYPSVGPEHSHLKDLGRAEYVHASDKEAVAAFFTLSQKEGIIPALESSHALAHAIRLAPTLPKDNIIIVNLSGRGDKDVAEIESLISKGEFEMP; encoded by the coding sequence ATGACTGACAATGCAACTACAAAAGCAGATGGATTTTTTGGAGAATACGGCGGACAATTTGTTCCCGAACCACTCATTCCAATTCTTAATAAGCTTGCCGATACTTACAACAAATTTAAAGATGACCCTGAATTCAAGCGAGAATTTGAATACTATCTTGCAAAGTACTCAGGACGCCCTACCCCGCTCTACCTGTGCTCCAATCTTACCAATGAACTCGGTGGAGCCAAAATATATCTCAAACGCGAAGATTTAAACCACCTTGGTGCGCACAAAGTAAACAACACCCTCGGCCAAATCTTGCTTGCTAAACGCATGGGCAAAAAGAAAATTATCGCCGAAACAGGTGCTGGGCAGCACGGCGTAGCAACTGCAGCTACTGCGGCGCTCATGGGTATGGAATGCACCATTTACATGGGCGCAGTGGATGTTGAAAGACAGAAGCTGAATGTATTCCGTATGCAGATGATGGGCGCAAAAGTTATCCCTGCAACATCAGGACAGTGCACACTCAAAGAAGCCGTCGACGAAGCTCTCGGAGCATGGATTCAGGACGCGGAGGACTCTTTCTACTTGCTAGGCTCTGCGGTAGGACCTCACCCATACCCTGGGATGGTCCGCGATTTCCAGTCTATTATCGGGAAAGAAGCTAGAGAGCAGATTCTTGAAGACGAAGGACGCCTTCCAGACTACTGCATAGCCTGTGTGGGCGGTGGATCAAATGCTATAGGACTTTTCTCTGAGTTCGTTAAAGATGAATCAGTAAAACTCGTTGGAGTTGAGCCTGCCGGACGCAGTCTTGAACCGGGTGAACATGCCGCGACACTTTGCCTCGGAGAACCAGGCGTAATGCACGGTTTTAACTCATACATGCTCAAAGATGACAAAGGCGAGCCTGCACCTGTTTATTCCATTTCCGCAGGCCTCGATTACCCAAGCGTAGGACCTGAGCATTCGCACCTCAAAGATTTAGGCAGGGCAGAATACGTTCACGCTTCCGACAAAGAAGCTGTAGCAGCATTCTTCACTCTTTCTCAGAAAGAAGGAATTATACCTGCACTGGAATCTTCTCACGCGCTGGCACACGCCATCAGGCTTGCGCCGACTCTCCCTAAAGACAACATCATCATTGTTAACTTGTCCGGCCGCGGAGACAAAGACGTTGCTGAAATTGAAAGCTTGATCAGCAAAGGCGAATTCGAAATGCCTTAA
- the fsa gene encoding fructose-6-phosphate aldolase produces MEFFLDTANIVEIRNAKKQGLLDGVTTNPTLLSREGGDWRQQAKLICEEVTGPVSLEVMGETAEEMIAEAGDLASFGDNVVIKVPLTSEGLVATKALYKKGMKTNVTLVFSPLQALLAAKAGATYVSPFVGRLDGISHDGMELISQIRTIFDNYEFPTKILVASIRNPLHVLDSALIGADVATIPYKVISELAKHPLTDQGLASFKADWDSLTK; encoded by the coding sequence ATGGAATTTTTTTTAGATACCGCAAATATTGTTGAAATTAGAAACGCTAAAAAGCAGGGTCTTCTTGATGGGGTCACTACTAATCCAACACTTCTTTCTCGAGAAGGTGGTGATTGGCGTCAGCAGGCTAAGCTAATTTGTGAAGAAGTTACCGGCCCTGTCAGTCTTGAAGTTATGGGTGAAACTGCTGAAGAAATGATAGCTGAGGCTGGTGATCTAGCCTCATTCGGAGATAATGTTGTGATCAAAGTTCCTTTAACTTCCGAGGGGTTGGTTGCGACTAAGGCGTTGTATAAAAAGGGTATGAAAACGAACGTAACTCTTGTTTTTTCTCCTTTACAGGCCTTGCTTGCCGCGAAGGCAGGAGCTACGTACGTCAGTCCTTTCGTTGGAAGGCTTGATGGAATATCTCATGATGGTATGGAGCTTATTTCTCAAATTAGAACAATTTTTGATAACTATGAATTCCCGACTAAAATTCTGGTTGCATCCATTCGTAATCCACTTCATGTCCTCGATTCCGCATTGATCGGCGCAGATGTAGCGACCATTCCGTATAAAGTGATCAGCGAGCTTGCCAAGCATCCACTTACCGATCAGGGGCTTGCTTCCTTTAAAGCGGACTGGGACAGTCTGACAAAGTAA
- a CDS encoding DUF3574 domain-containing protein, with protein MAANKFRLLILVLLLFVISGCGAGNWNRYELYFGLSAEGGKTEISEQQWANFMQTEIAPAFSDGFTIYNSSGFWNEDGRTYAEKSKVLMVVSPDSETDLKINNIAQSYKAMFEQDSVLKLVNPVQVEFR; from the coding sequence ATGGCTGCGAATAAATTTAGATTGCTCATTCTTGTACTGCTGCTATTTGTTATTTCGGGGTGCGGAGCTGGAAATTGGAACCGTTACGAGCTGTATTTTGGGCTATCAGCCGAAGGCGGTAAGACTGAGATTAGTGAACAGCAGTGGGCGAATTTTATGCAGACTGAAATCGCACCCGCCTTTAGTGATGGGTTTACCATTTATAATTCATCCGGTTTCTGGAACGAAGACGGGCGCACCTACGCAGAAAAGAGTAAGGTGCTGATGGTTGTCAGTCCTGATTCCGAAACGGATTTAAAGATTAATAATATTGCGCAATCTTATAAAGCGATGTTTGAGCAGGATTCAGTTTTAAAACTGGTTAACCCTGTGCAAGTTGAATTTAGATAG